In Spinacia oleracea cultivar Varoflay chromosome 5, BTI_SOV_V1, whole genome shotgun sequence, a single window of DNA contains:
- the LOC130461415 gene encoding uncharacterized protein, which produces MPMYDGTSDPRDHILTYKQRMMKIPVPKHVREACLCKGFCSTLVGPALKWLTSLPNGCITSFAHLDNMFNQQLASSRGLEKQTSDLQGLYGETDLWRDLIKYPCKTFEDAQAKAMAQVRLEETLYCRKRTNNYAKKDIRLSYSKRRDDRPSPYSQPQQVAVVEEDDDTDWKNSPGLPPRINKYSFCVDTVGLMNHLSKMGKAVQWPPKSSKPDSKKDPSKWCDFHADID; this is translated from the exons ATGCCAATGTATGATGGAACCTCCGACCCGAGAGATCATATACTAACCTACAAACAACGTATGATGAAAATCCCAGTTCCCAAGCATGTGAGAGAAGCCTGTCTGTGCAAAGGGTTTTGCTCAACATTAGTCGGacccgccttgaagtggttaaCCAGCTTGCCCAACGGATGCATCACCTCCTTTGCACatctcgacaacatgttcaaccaACAATTAGCCAGCAGCAGGGGATTAGAGAAGCAGACAAGCGACCT GCAGGGGCTATATGGGGAAACAGATCTATGGAGAGACCTCATCAAATATCCCTGCAAAACATTTGAAGATGCACAAGCCAAAGCCATGGCCCAAGTCAGGCTCGAAGAAACTCTCTATTGCAGGAAAAGAACCAATAATTACGCAAAGAAAGATATACGATTGTCTTATTCCAAGAGGAGAGATGATCGTCCATCCCCCTACTCCCAGCCACAGCAAGTAGCAGTGGTGGAAGAAGATGACGACACAGACTGGAAGAACAGCCCCGGCCTGCCTCCCAGGATTAATAAATATTCTTTCTGTGTTGATACTGTAGGTTTGATGAACCACTTGTCGAAAATGGGGAAAGCAGTACAATGGCCGCCGAAGTCCAGCAAACCCGACTCGAAGAAAGATCCTTCAAAGTGGTGTGACTTTCATGCCGACATCGACTAA